The DNA region GGCGTTGGCACGGTAGGCCTGGGTGAGTTCGGCATCGGTGACCGGGGCCGCGAGCCAGCGGTAGTAGGGCTGGCGAGCAAGGTTCAGCACCCGGCAGGTCACCTCGGGCGGGGATGCCGTCGGCGGCCAACTCACGGACAAGCGGGTACATCATTTTCCCGGCAGGTTGGCCTGCCAAAGGTAGGCAGCGGCCCGGCGCAGGACCTCGTTCTCTTGCTCGCGGAGCTTGATGCGCTTCTTCGTGGCAGATAGGGCCAGTGGGTACGCCTAGTCCGGCGATCCGGTACTTCGATTCCGGCGACTCGGTACTCCTTGGGGCGGGCGGGGTGGTCTGCTCGGGGTGAGGCGGCGCGACTGCGTCGCCTTTTCCTTTTCAGGAGGCTGATGTGGCCGAGTACAAGGCCATCATGACGTTGGCGCTGGCCGGGCATAGCTACAGCGAGATCGTCGCCGCCGTCGGATGTTCACGGCGGGAGATCGCGGCGGTGAAGAAGACGATCACCGCGTACGGCATCACCGCCGGCCAAGCGTCGTCGATGAACCCGGCCGAGATCGCCGGGATGTGAATATTCGTCTCGCTGGGGTCCACCAGTATTGCCTCTGGGGGCCAGTGGCCGGATTGCGAATATTGCGCTTGGGGGCCAGCAGTAGCGTCCGTGGGGGCCACCCGCTTCTAGGCTCCTTCCGCCGCGTGTATAGGCCCGCGGCGGAAGGAGCAATCCGTGACTGTACGGAAAATCAGGGCGAAGCTCGTGTTGCAGCTTCGCGCCGAAGGCTTGTCAGGCAGGGCGATCGCCGCCTCGCAGGGCATGTCCCGCAAGAGCATCGCGGCGGTGCTGGAGGCCGCCGATGCGACCGAGACGAGCTGGGACGACGTCGCCGAGCTCACCGATGAGCAGGTGTACGCCCGCCTGTTCCCGGGCCGCGGGGAACACGAGAGCGTGTTCGCCCAGCCCGACTGGGAACAGGTCCACCGCGAGATGGCCCGGGTCGGGGTCACACTCAAGCTGCTGCACGGCGAGTACACCGACCGCTGCGCCCACGCGAAAGCGCCGGCGATGGGCTATGACCGGTGGTGCAAGACCTACCAGCGACACGTGATGGTCACCGGCGCCGCCTCCCGCGTCGGGCACAAGGCCGGCCAGACGGTCGAGGTCGACTGGTCCGGCCCCACGATGGAGCTCACCGACCCGGTCACCGGAGCTACGCGGAAGGTGTACCTATTCGTGGCGTGCCTGCCATTCAGCAGGTACGCGTTCGTCTGGCCATCGACCGACATGCAGCAAGACGCGTGGCTTCGGGCGCACGTGGCGATGTTTAACCGGCGTGATCTCCCATCCCCGCGACGGCGAGATCGTCCTCAACGACGCCTACAGGGAGATGGCCGCCCACTACTCAGCAGCCGTTCTACCAGGGCGGATACGGAGGCAAAAAGACAAATCTGGCGCCGAGAACACCGTGGCGCACGTAGCGACCTGGGTGATCGCCGGCCTACGGGACCGCATGTTCCACACGGTGCCCGAACTGGCCGAGGCAATCGGTGAGCGGATGGACGCCTACAACCGGGAGCCGTTCCAGAAACGACTGGCACTCAGAACAGCGAATACTCAGTGAGAGCATTCGCGGCGCCATGGCCGCAAGGGCCAGTACTCGACCGTCCTCGCCCACGCCCCGAAGGCGCATCAGGGTATCGACGGCTTGTGGTCACGGCAGTGGTTTACCGACCGTGCCTGCGGGTTCGGCCCCCACCGAGCAGGTGATCGCCCAGATCCTGGATCGGCACGTGATCGAGGCCCAGGGCTATCTGGACCGCCAGAACATTCCCGAGACGTTGGGCTGTTAGGAACGCCTTTCGGAAACCGCCGTTCTGACGATCGGATAGCGCGCGTACGAGCACCAGGTAGCGGACCCGCAGGGATTCGCTCGGCTCGCGCACATTCGACCGGTGCCGGCGGGTAAGTCCCGTGGAGTGGTGGGGTTTCGGGGCCGGGGTTCTGGCTGACGAAGGTGTGGCGGTCCGCTGAAGAGGGCGGGCCATCGCGTAGTGGTCAATGAGTTACCGCCAAGTAGCTCACAGCAAAGGACACACCACGCGATGACCCAGTCCCATTCTGGCGTACACGCCCAGCTCGACGCACTGCTGGCCGCCGATCCGCAGGCCATGTTCGCCGAGCTGGTGCGGGCCGGCCTGCAGGCGCTGATCGAGGCCGAAGCCGCTGCGAAGATCGGCGCCGACCGCTACGAACGCACTGAAGGCCGCACGACCCACCGCAACGGCCACCGCCCAAAGACGATCTCGACCCCGGTCGGAGACATCGAGGCACAGATCCCGAAACTGCGGGCAGGGTCGTTCTTCCCGGCCCTGCTCGAGCGCCGCCGCCGAATCGATCGGGCCCTGTACGCAGTGATCATGCAGGCCTACGTGCACGGCGTGTCCACGCGGGCCGTGGACGACCTGGTCCGCGCACTCGGGGTCGACACCGGCATCTCCAAGTCCGAGGTCTCCCGCATCTGCGCCGACCTGGACGCCGAGGTCGAGCAGTTCCGCACCAGGACGCTGACCCACACCGAGTTCCCCTACGTGTTCGCCGACGCCACCTTCTGCAAGGTCCGGATCGGTGCGCATGTGGTCTCCCACGCCCTGGTCGTGGCCACCGGGGTCTCCATTGACGGCACCCGCGAAGTGCTCGGCACCGCCGTCGGTGACAGTGAGTCGTTCGAGTTCTGGTCGGACTTCCTGCGCTCGCTCAAAGCGCGTGGCCTGACCGGGGTGCACCTGGTCATCTCGGACGCTCACGCAGGTTTGAAAGCGGCGGTGGCGCAGCAGTTCGTCGGTGCCTCGTGGCAGCGATGCCGGGTGCATTTCATGCGCAATCTGCACGGGGCCGTGGCCTCCAAGCATGCTCCCGCGGTGACCGCGGCGGTCAAGACGATCTTCGCCCACACCGACCCGGACGACGTGGCCGAGCAGTGGGACCAGGTCACCGCCACCTTTGCCGAGTCGTTCCCCAAGGTCACCGCCATGATGCGCGAGGCCAAGACCGACGTTCTGGCGTTCACTGCGTTCCCCCGCGGACACTGGCAGAAGATCGAGTCCAACAACCCGATCGAGCGCCTGAACAAGGAGATCAAACGCCGCGCCGACGTCGTGGAGATCTTCCCCAACCCGGCCGCGTTCCTGCGCTTGGCGACCTCGGTGGTGATCGATCAACACGACGAATGGCAGGTCTCCCGCCGCTACCTTTCAGAGACCTCGATGGCACAACTCCGCCGAGTCATCGCCGCCAAGCAGCAAGCCCTCGACGCCGGCGGCGACTACGATCAGCAACGACTCGTTGATCACTGCGCCTGACTAGACGCCGATCCGAATCCCACCACCCCACGGGGCACTATCGTGCCGGCCGTTCCAGGGCGAACGCACGGTTCGCGCGCGACACCGGGTCCGGGTTGGTGCCCGCTTCTTGATCCTCACCGACCGGACGGGCAGGTCGGGATGCACCGCTCTGAGTGAGTCATACGCCATCTCTGTGGGGTTCAATGACGTGCTGCTCGTCCCCTGGGAGCTGGATGGCCCTCCGGGGAGCTGGGGCGCCCTGAAGTCCCAGTTCACACAACTGTTAGCTGCTGGCGGCGCGTTGGGGCAGTCAGGCTGGCGACGCTTCGCCACCTGGGCGGGGGACTTGGTCAAGTGCGCGGCGTCGGTGTTCGAAGGAACGGCCCCGGTTCGGCCTGCCCGACGCGATCAAGAGACGTACACGTTGCCACCGCGCAGGCCCTGGTGAGCAGGGGGACGGGGAGTCCGGCGGGCGGCACTTGACGCCATCGAGGCGCTATCCGGTAGCCGTCCGAACGCTATCCGATCGTCAGAACCGTGCTATCCGAAGCACGTCCCAAACAGTTGGGCAAGAGAAGTCGGCAGCGGCTCGAGGCAGCTTGCCAAGTGCTGCTCAACCAATACTGCGCTGGTAGCTACAGCGTGCTCAAACGCGTCATGGCCACCATCGACTCCGACCACAAGGCGCCCCGACCCGTCCTGCCGGCGGCGGCCACCCGGAAACCGCCGCCGCCGGCCGGCCCCCGGGCCGACGGCGCGATCCAAGTCCGGTCGGCTGATCACTATGCGCGCGGCCGCAGCGGGGAGGGCGTGTGATGTTCACCGAGATCGATCGCCAGAAGTTCCGCAATCTTCGCTTCACCCACGTGGCCACCCGCTTCAAGGAGTTCATCAGCGACGAGGACAACGACGAGCTCACTCCGGAGCAGAACTTCCACACCGCCGTCGACGAAGCCCTGGACCACGCCAGGCCCACCGGATTGACAAGCTGATTCGCGCCGCCAAGTCCCCCATCCCGCAGGCCTCGATCGCCGAGATCAACTACTCGAAAGGACGCGGATGTCGACGGCGGGTGAGAATTGACCCGTACGTGACGGGGTCGTTTCTAGCCAACGACGCAACAAGTGGACACCTCGGAGCCTAGTTCGTCCGTAATGAATTCCGGGGGGATCGATTGGTGAGGACGACTCCGGGGCCGTGGTTCAGCACGTCCGCGACGTCGGCAAGCTAGTCGGGATCGGGGCCCGGCTGTGGAAGGCGTTCACTGCCCGCGATGCGCACGCAACGGTGGAGGCCACCTACGGCATCTAACAGCGACTCATCACCGCTTACGAAACCTCGGGTAAGCGAGGGCAAGTTCGCGATGTACAAGCTCCTGCGCTCGATCCGGGCCGGCGTTCCGAGGGAACTACCCGAGTTCGCTCAGCTGGGCCGGTCGCTGTGGAAGCGGCGGCCAGATAACCCACCTCCTTCGACGTGGACGCCCCAACGGCCCCGTAAAGGCCGTCAACGGCCGTCTCGAGCACCTCCGCGGCTTAGTCCTGGGCTTCCGGAATGTAAGAGTCACTAGATCCAGCGGTCACTGATCCACTCCGGTCAGCTTCAGAACCGAATTAACTGCTCTTGATTCCGAACGAACCACAAACGCAAACCTTTGCGACAGGCTCACTTGCTAGCGGAACAATGGGCAATCAGCAAGGAAGTCAGGAGCTACGGTCGGTCAAGATAAGGTCGAAAATTGAAGGACCCTCATGGCCGGCACGCCACCGTTCATAAGCATCTGCCGCGCGGCGTTTCATTTCAGTTCGCGTCTCCGGGAGCGCCGTACAGAACTCTTCAATTGCCTCGGACCAACAACTCACTGTATGCTCAGGAACTACCCGGCCACCTCCACCTTCGATAATCTGGGTCCACGGAGTGACATCTTCGATATAAGTGGGACAACCTGCTGACAGACTTTCCGCGATAGCGTGTCCAAAATTCTCATGCTCGGTGGGCAAGAAGAAAGCATCTGCGGACATGAACAGTCTTCGGACCTCGCTGTTCTCAACGCTTCCGTGGAAAGTGACGGTTATATTCGCAGGTATTTGTGCGGCAATTTCTCGACACTCATGCAAGTAATGCGCGTTCTGCGCACTACCGTACAAATCCAACGACACCTTGCCGGCGGTCACATGTGAAAGCGCCTCAAGCAGAAGCGTGACACCCTTGATCTCAGAAATTCTGCTGACGAACACAAGCTTGACATGCTCACCGCAGGGCTCATGCCTACGTAGGGCTTTTCTTGGAAGATTTGACTCGTTTAGACGTACTTTTATATTGGCCCGAGGACGAATTGTTCTAATTTCACTTGCCTCGACCTCACTTGATGCGTGCCACACCACTCTCCGGTGAAGACCGATAATCTTTGACGCGGCCAAGAACAGGGCTTTCTTCCGGGGCTTAATAGCCAGGGCCGCGTCGCCGAATTCCCCACGTGGTGCGACAACAACGATACTCCGACCAAAAAACCCTACGCGCGATAGAGCAATTGGAAAAATCGAGAAGCGAGGACTCAGGAAGCTGTTAATATAGACAAAATCAGGTTTCAATCGTCTACCGAGCCACAGCGCCCTTAAGATCGAGGTGGACTTTGCTGCTCTCGTATAAAGGACATAAGCGCTACCCCGACGCAGCCACCGATCGGTTGCCACTCCGAGCGGGGCAGACTCGCCCCAATCGGTATCTGAGGCAATAACATAAAATTGATAGTTGTCACCGTGCGTCTCTACCATCGCCTCTGTGGTACGAATTGGCCCGCCTCCCCGGTATGCAGGAGGATATAGCGGGGTCAGCATGAGCACAGTTGGCTTAGCGCTAGGCAAATTCTGTAGGGAGTCGGCCCTACAAGCGGGTGATGCCGGCGCCATCGCTGTCCACCTCCCCGCGAGTGTCAAAGAACGAAATCGCCCTTTCAGCCAACGAAGCGACGTCGTACGTACGGTGGTTTTGTAAGAGGATCGTCAAGTCAGCACCTGCGACCCCAACTGCCAAGTCCTCGGTCCGCAGTGCCGTCGGGACCGCATCCCAGTCCTGCACAAATGGGTCATGATATTCAACAACTGAACCTTTGGCTAGCAATCTCTCAGCTACCTCCTTAGCCGGAGACTCGCGTTGATCCGCAATGTTGGGCTTGTAGGTTACCCCCAGAAGAAGAACCCGCGAACCCTTCAATGCCTTCTCACGTGCATTCAAAATATCCTGGGCGCGCTCAACAACGTAAGCCGGCATACGGGAGTTCACCTCCTGTGCCAACTCAACAAAACGGAAGGGGTATCCAAGCCGAGACTTCACGTTGTGCGAGAGATAATTGGGATCGATCGGTATACAATGCCCGCCTACACCCGGCCCCGGATAGAACGCCTGGAATCCGAAGGGTTTCGACTTCGCCGCCTCAATAACGTCCCATAGGTCTATTTCTAGATCGTGGCAGAACCGCGCCATTTCGTTCACAAGGGCGATGTTGACGTGCCTGTAAGTATTCTCAAGAAGCTTCGCCATCTCAGCCTCTCGAGTTCCTTTCGTGCGCACAGTCCTGTCAACAAACTGCTCATAGAACTCGGCGGCCTCGGACGTACAGGCGTCTGTATGCCCGCCAACCACCTTGGGTGTGTTCTTTGCACCGAACGACGAATTGCCCGGATCAATCCGCTCGGGAGAGAACGCGAGACTGAAATCCACCCCGGCGGTTAAGCCCTGCGCTTCTAGAATGGGTCGGACCACCTCGTCGGTAGTTCCTGGATAAGTCGTGGACTCAAGGATAACCAACATTCCTTTGTGAATGTTTTCAGCGATCATCGAAACCGCTCCCACCACGGCCCTCAAATCCGGCCCACCCTCGTTCGAGAGTGGTGTTGGAACGCAG from Dietzia sp. B32 includes:
- a CDS encoding IS256 family transposase; this translates as MTQSHSGVHAQLDALLAADPQAMFAELVRAGLQALIEAEAAAKIGADRYERTEGRTTHRNGHRPKTISTPVGDIEAQIPKLRAGSFFPALLERRRRIDRALYAVIMQAYVHGVSTRAVDDLVRALGVDTGISKSEVSRICADLDAEVEQFRTRTLTHTEFPYVFADATFCKVRIGAHVVSHALVVATGVSIDGTREVLGTAVGDSESFEFWSDFLRSLKARGLTGVHLVISDAHAGLKAAVAQQFVGASWQRCRVHFMRNLHGAVASKHAPAVTAAVKTIFAHTDPDDVAEQWDQVTATFAESFPKVTAMMREAKTDVLAFTAFPRGHWQKIESNNPIERLNKEIKRRADVVEIFPNPAAFLRLATSVVIDQHDEWQVSRRYLSETSMAQLRRVIAAKQQALDAGGDYDQQRLVDHCA
- a CDS encoding helix-turn-helix domain-containing protein, giving the protein MAEYKAIMTLALAGHSYSEIVAAVGCSRREIAAVKKTITAYGITAGQASSMNPAEIAGM
- a CDS encoding glycosyltransferase, yielding MVETHGDNYQFYVIASDTDWGESAPLGVATDRWLRRGSAYVLYTRAAKSTSILRALWLGRRLKPDFVYINSFLSPRFSIFPIALSRVGFFGRSIVVVAPRGEFGDAALAIKPRKKALFLAASKIIGLHRRVVWHASSEVEASEIRTIRPRANIKVRLNESNLPRKALRRHEPCGEHVKLVFVSRISEIKGVTLLLEALSHVTAGKVSLDLYGSAQNAHYLHECREIAAQIPANITVTFHGSVENSEVRRLFMSADAFFLPTEHENFGHAIAESLSAGCPTYIEDVTPWTQIIEGGGGRVVPEHTVSCWSEAIEEFCTALPETRTEMKRRAADAYERWRAGHEGPSIFDLILTDRSS
- a CDS encoding nucleotide sugar dehydrogenase codes for the protein MSMQTVIIGLGYVGLPLAREATMAGLNVIGLDVNSGVTSALNNGRSHIDDLSDRDINDMLKHGFSATTDSRVLAEADVAVICVPTPLSNEGGPDLRAVVGAVSMIAENIHKGMLVILESTTYPGTTDEVVRPILEAQGLTAGVDFSLAFSPERIDPGNSSFGAKNTPKVVGGHTDACTSEAAEFYEQFVDRTVRTKGTREAEMAKLLENTYRHVNIALVNEMARFCHDLEIDLWDVIEAAKSKPFGFQAFYPGPGVGGHCIPIDPNYLSHNVKSRLGYPFRFVELAQEVNSRMPAYVVERAQDILNAREKALKGSRVLLLGVTYKPNIADQRESPAKEVAERLLAKGSVVEYHDPFVQDWDAVPTALRTEDLAVGVAGADLTILLQNHRTYDVASLAERAISFFDTRGEVDSDGAGITRL